Part of the Aureitalea marina genome, ATAAATAAATCCTCCCGGTGCCAGGTTGTCGCCTTTCTCTTGTACGATGGCCACTTTTTTGAAGTCTTCATCCCAGATGTGGGGTTGTGCCAGGTTGTTATTTGCCTCCCTGTCTGCTGCAAGAGAAGTTGTTTGATCCATTTTAAGTGGGTCCAGTACTCTCGTTTGAAGGAATTTGTCCCAGGACATACCGCTTACTTCCTTCACGATCTCTGATGCCACAACAAACATCACATTCTGATAGGCTGGTTTTTCGCGGAATCCTGATTCCGGTTCCAGGTATTTTAGCCCTTTGATCAATTCTACTCGGTCCAGATCCGAATGATACCAGAGACTGCCTCCGCTTACTTCGGGTAGACCGCTTCTATGCGTCAATAAGTCCCTGATGGTCATATTGTTGGAGACGTATGGGTCATAAAGTTCAAAATAGGGGAGGTAGTCTACCACCCGATCATCCCAATCGATCTTGCCCTCTTCTACCAGCATTCCAAGGGTTAACACAGTAAATGATTTGGAGATGGACCCGATCCCAAAAGTGGTTTCCTTGCTCACAGCAGCTGACTTCCCAATTTCACGTTCACCGAATCCCTTGGCATAGATCACAGTATCGTTACGGACTATCCCAACAGAAAGACCCACCACTTCGAAGTCTTGCCGAACCTTTTCTAAAAAGTTGTCTAATGAGTCCAGGTGGATCTCCTGGGCTTGAAGTGGAGCTAGAAGAAATGAAAAGAGGAATGCAAAATAACTAATGGACTGTCTCATTGTTTGGCTGTTTTGTTCTAGGACGTAGAATATAGGAATTCGTTACTACAGATCAACGAATATGGAGAGCACAATTCGGTTATTCTTCTAACGTTCGGTAGCCAGTTTATCAGGATTGCTATATGAGTAGTGGCTCTGGGCAAATTTTTCCGGTTCCATCAGGAAATAAGAGTCATCGTATTCAAATACAAAGAGGTGATTGGTCTCATCAAAATAACCGGCAGACCAGGTGGCATCGCAGAGATACCATTTTCCGTTTAGTCTTACCCTGTTCCAGGAATGGTTGGCCATACCGATCGGTCTTTTTTTTAGTCCATCTGATCGGCCAAAGCCATTGACGATCTCGCTCTCTATTCCAGCTAATCTGCTCATGGCTTGTATCAAGAATGCGTAGCCCGTGCAGAGCGTCTCTTTCCGGTCTTTGAGGATTGAAAAGATCTCCTTTCGAACTTGAGAATTCCAAACCTCTAATCCAGCGCCATCCTCTTGCAAACGCTTCCGTTTTCTGATGTTCATTTGAGTCATGGCATAGTCCCCTTTAATATTGTGACACACCCAAAGGTAAATGGCCCGGAACCGCTCCACGTCCGTATTTAGGGTTGCCGTCAGATTTTGGACAAGTATGGGCAAATGGTCAAGCTCTTCGCCTTGGAACTGTCTGGCTCGGTTTTCAGCCGGCCTGAGATTGATATGATCAAAATCGGCCGGTTGAGCCAGAACTGGACTAGCCAGGACGAAGAGCAAAAGGAGATTAAATGACCTCATTCCTTACAGTCATTCATTCTTCATGCCATCTTCTCCCTTAGAGGATGAGGTCCTTAAAGCTCCCACGATAACAACCTCTATATCTTCCAGTATGGGTTCGATATGCGAAGTATCTCCTTTGATGACCACTTCCTTGTCGTAATAACCCAGGGAGGTGATCACCAAGATGTCATTTTGTTTGAGGGTCTGCGGGAAGGTAAAGAAGCCGTCATCATCTGAGGAGGCCCAGATTGAAGTTCCTTTTAAGATGATGGATGCCCCGGATACAGGACCATCCATACTCTGGATTCTTCCGCTTACTTCCCGGTCCGTATTTTGTGCCAACATCGGACTTACCATCAGACCAAATAAAAAGATCAGTGCAGTAAGAATTACTCGTTTTTCAAACGCCTTCTTTTTTGAGTTAATGTGTGTTTTCATAATAAAAATGGTTTTGATTCACTCAAACCTAGACCTAATGATCAAGTCATAAAAGGTAGAATGAGTCAAGTGGTCGATCCGTTGAGGGAAAAGCGAATCCGGTTCTTGGAGTCTATTTCAAATACTCGATACTCCGGATACTGATATTTTGCGCTTTGTTATCAAAGACAAAACTGGCTACCACAAATAGGCGACTCAGGTCTGCCGTTTCAAATTTGGATAAGGGAATGTCGTAGGTCTTCCACTCGGTACTGATAGAGATAGGCACCTTGGTTTCAGAACCATCGTCCGGATCAGTATCGTCCTTGATGGCCACTTGTATGGTCTCTCCTTCCACACTGCCTTTTACTTCCAACCTCAGCGTCTCGTAACCGGAGAAATCCTTGGTTAGTTTATCTTCAAGGACCTTGGAGGGATTCCTATAATAGACGGTAGCCCATGGTATTGGCGGTACATAAAGATCGATCTGGTTCAGTTGATTAACAATGGAAAAGGGAAAATCATTGTATGAGGCATATCCTATTTCGAAGAATTCAACATTGGCGGCACCATTGGTTATTACTTTGGAATAACCAATATCACTGCTTGGATCAAAAATAGCGTCCAGATTGTCTCTGCTTATATCGTCAAATTGCTTCAAATTTTGCTCTACCATTCTGACGATCTCCCGGCCATTGATCATCAGGTTGTCATAATACATGACCAGTT contains:
- a CDS encoding carboxypeptidase-like regulatory domain-containing protein, coding for MKTHINSKKKAFEKRVILTALIFLFGLMVSPMLAQNTDREVSGRIQSMDGPVSGASIILKGTSIWASSDDDGFFTFPQTLKQNDILVITSLGYYDKEVVIKGDTSHIEPILEDIEVVIVGALRTSSSKGEDGMKNE
- a CDS encoding serine hydrolase, with the translated sequence MRQSISYFAFLFSFLLAPLQAQEIHLDSLDNFLEKVRQDFEVVGLSVGIVRNDTVIYAKGFGEREIGKSAAVSKETTFGIGSISKSFTVLTLGMLVEEGKIDWDDRVVDYLPYFELYDPYVSNNMTIRDLLTHRSGLPEVSGGSLWYHSDLDRVELIKGLKYLEPESGFREKPAYQNVMFVVASEIVKEVSGMSWDKFLQTRVLDPLKMDQTTSLAADREANNNLAQPHIWDEDFKKVAIVQEKGDNLAPGGFIYSSAKDMNNYMRLLLNRGVFQNDSLVGENILEEIFKPQFLYQISGKPFGNEFSSYGLGWWVTPHKGHKIIEHSGGIDGMSAQLFMIEDMNLGVVILTNVSKEPASFLIKAKLMEWIMDDPAFDFYQRGLEFRANRFDRLREEAANLKPKPNTRPSLSVQDYAGHYHDRMYGDISINQLQSGELELSFSRTPLFTGKLSHWHYDTFKIDWEDIRVPDGFLTFNFDSEMNITGFSLDQDNLLDVDFDELTILRKN
- a CDS encoding transglutaminase domain-containing protein: MRSFNLLLLFVLASPVLAQPADFDHINLRPAENRARQFQGEELDHLPILVQNLTATLNTDVERFRAIYLWVCHNIKGDYAMTQMNIRKRKRLQEDGAGLEVWNSQVRKEIFSILKDRKETLCTGYAFLIQAMSRLAGIESEIVNGFGRSDGLKKRPIGMANHSWNRVRLNGKWYLCDATWSAGYFDETNHLFVFEYDDSYFLMEPEKFAQSHYSYSNPDKLATER